The Vibrio astriarenae genome contains a region encoding:
- the hutZ gene encoding heme utilization protein HutZ, whose amino-acid sequence MNPEVKQERLQSRLVPEMQEFRDNCKTLQLATINSHQLPTASYVPFAFTESGFFILVSDIAPHGKNLQANNNLSIMLIEDEAQAKHIFARKRLSFEAKAEFVERETNLWSEGVSALTQKFGEIIDNLSNLGDFRLYQIQPEKGRYVKGFGQAFDVNGFDMVDVVHLTEGHVKREKEQAAN is encoded by the coding sequence ATGAACCCAGAAGTCAAACAAGAGCGACTGCAATCTAGACTTGTACCAGAAATGCAGGAGTTTCGAGACAACTGCAAAACACTTCAGTTGGCCACAATCAATAGTCATCAGTTGCCAACAGCCAGCTATGTCCCGTTTGCTTTCACTGAATCCGGCTTTTTTATTTTAGTGAGTGATATTGCTCCTCATGGAAAGAACCTACAGGCGAACAATAATCTGTCTATCATGCTGATCGAAGATGAGGCACAAGCGAAACATATCTTTGCACGTAAGCGACTCTCTTTTGAAGCGAAGGCAGAATTTGTCGAAAGAGAAACGAACTTGTGGAGTGAGGGTGTTAGTGCATTAACGCAGAAGTTCGGTGAAATCATCGATAATCTGAGCAATTTGGGTGATTTCCGCCTTTACCAAATCCAACCTGAGAAAGGTCGCTATGTAAAAGGGTTTGGTCAGGCATTCGATGTGAATGGCTTTGATATGGTGGATGTTGTTCACCTTACCGAAGGTCATGTTAAGCGTGAAAAAGAACAAGCGGCTAACTAA
- the hutX gene encoding heme utilization cystosolic carrier protein HutX — protein sequence MYTTCTFEEAKQKVAELCQAEPSLSVTDIATRLSLSEAEASLALPEEMVTAIAGENAELILSQLPEWGNVTTITNSFGSIFEFKGPFPKGKTAHGYYNIMGKAGLHGHLKLDLITDIAFVSKLFHGTETHHIAFFNQDGNCVFRVYLGRDKARNLIPEQIEAFNTLKLSMTK from the coding sequence ATGTACACCACTTGTACATTTGAAGAAGCGAAGCAAAAGGTTGCTGAGTTATGTCAAGCTGAGCCAAGCTTATCAGTCACTGATATTGCTACTCGTTTATCACTGAGTGAAGCAGAGGCGAGCTTAGCTCTGCCTGAAGAAATGGTGACGGCCATTGCAGGCGAGAATGCGGAGTTGATTCTTAGCCAGCTACCTGAATGGGGTAACGTAACAACGATCACAAACTCATTTGGTTCAATTTTTGAGTTCAAAGGCCCTTTCCCTAAAGGAAAAACGGCACATGGTTACTACAACATTATGGGCAAAGCGGGCTTACATGGGCATTTGAAGCTAGACTTGATTACAGATATCGCTTTCGTGAGTAAGCTTTTTCACGGTACAGAAACGCATCATATTGCGTTTTTCAATCAAGATGGCAACTGCGTGTTCCGTGTGTATTTAGGCCGCGATAAAGCACGTAATCTGATCCCAGAGCAAATTGAAGCGTTTAACACGTTAAAGCTATCAATGACGAAGTAA
- the hutW gene encoding heme anaerobic degradation radical SAM methyltransferase ChuW/HutW has product MIKELSSMIDLENLELTGQHTPDPLRYAFKRKGGAHSGSAARPIAKEETQSRLTQALGESVDKRSPRCLYIHIPFCRVRCTYCNFFQYASSTKLMDAYFEALKTEIKRKSAEAWTQSAPFHAVYVGGGTPTDLSGAQLQQLGQMIHQHFPLTPDCEVTLEGRINRFGEDKFESALEGGFSRFSFGIQSFNTQVRRAAKRLDDGDVALERIQNMVAYNSAPVVIDLLFGLPHQTLDIWQKDLELYLESGADGVDLYQLIDMKGLPMQQMVEQGKLPAPANTATKATMFEMGVNFMAKRYQRRLSCNHWARGNRERSIYNSLAKTTAEVLPIGAGAGGNVSGLQMMQTRNMEDYIQAIEADQYPVAMLMLADANREITSCIRAAFDRGVLSKQVLNHTAGWDIYSAAMPLFEKWQTNGLVKVDGDYIALTLAGEFWNVNLAQNLINTASSLNQSHIAA; this is encoded by the coding sequence ATGATCAAAGAATTATCCAGCATGATTGATTTAGAAAATCTAGAGCTGACTGGCCAGCATACGCCAGATCCTCTCCGTTATGCCTTTAAGCGAAAGGGCGGTGCACACTCTGGTAGTGCGGCTCGTCCTATCGCGAAAGAGGAAACGCAGTCACGTTTGACGCAAGCATTAGGTGAGTCGGTAGACAAACGTTCACCGCGCTGCCTGTATATCCACATTCCATTTTGTCGCGTGCGTTGCACTTACTGTAATTTCTTCCAATATGCATCAAGCACTAAGCTCATGGACGCCTACTTTGAAGCGTTGAAAACAGAGATAAAGCGTAAATCTGCCGAGGCATGGACACAGTCTGCTCCGTTTCATGCTGTGTATGTCGGTGGAGGAACCCCCACTGACCTGAGTGGTGCTCAGTTGCAACAATTAGGGCAAATGATTCACCAGCATTTCCCTTTGACACCGGATTGTGAAGTGACGTTGGAAGGACGTATTAATCGATTTGGTGAAGACAAATTTGAATCAGCACTGGAAGGTGGGTTCAGTCGTTTCTCTTTTGGTATTCAGAGCTTTAATACTCAGGTTCGTCGCGCCGCAAAACGCCTTGACGATGGCGATGTGGCATTGGAGCGAATTCAAAATATGGTCGCCTATAACAGCGCACCTGTCGTGATTGACCTACTGTTCGGACTTCCTCATCAGACACTCGATATCTGGCAGAAAGACCTAGAGTTGTATCTCGAGTCCGGTGCAGATGGTGTCGATCTCTATCAACTGATTGATATGAAGGGATTACCGATGCAGCAGATGGTTGAGCAGGGCAAACTGCCCGCGCCAGCCAACACTGCAACCAAAGCGACAATGTTTGAGATGGGTGTGAACTTTATGGCTAAGCGCTATCAAAGACGACTTAGTTGCAACCATTGGGCAAGAGGTAATCGAGAACGAAGTATCTACAACAGTCTTGCAAAAACCACGGCCGAAGTCTTACCAATAGGTGCTGGCGCTGGTGGCAATGTTTCCGGTCTGCAAATGATGCAAACTCGAAACATGGAGGATTACATTCAAGCAATTGAAGCGGATCAATATCCTGTGGCGATGTTGATGCTTGCAGATGCAAATCGAGAAATCACGAGTTGTATACGTGCAGCATTTGACCGGGGCGTCCTGTCTAAGCAGGTTTTGAACCACACTGCGGGATGGGATATCTACTCTGCAGCAATGCCTCTTTTCGAAAAGTGGCAAACAAATGGCTTAGTTAAAGTTGACGGCGATTATATCGCTTTGACTTTAGCGGGTGAGTTTTGGAACGTAAACCTCGCACAGAATTTGATTAATACAGCATCGAGCTTGAATCAGTCTCATATAGCTGCTTAA
- a CDS encoding heme/hemin ABC transporter substrate-binding protein, whose protein sequence is MKKTFLAITTALWTLSNNSYASEPPRIISAGSTVTELIYALGAENTLVAVDSTSKHFVEGSDIPQVGYHRQLSTEGLLALAPDMIIGSPEMGPDTTINSLSSAGVKIEKVSTGIDRAALNQRIDQVAALTGTETKAVELKQQINARLDKLETRPLEQAPKVIFVMLSEGRPITVAGKGTPVDAVIELAGAENPASTQFDSYKPMSIESVLELQPDYILISDRTLGIMGGIDTIMAKMPLLAATPAGINQQIIPIPGRAIIGGFGLESLELSEDLHQQFELGIAQ, encoded by the coding sequence ATGAAAAAGACTTTCTTAGCCATTACCACTGCATTATGGACTTTATCGAATAACAGTTATGCATCAGAACCCCCGAGAATTATTAGCGCTGGATCAACGGTGACCGAGCTCATTTATGCCTTGGGCGCTGAAAATACACTCGTTGCAGTAGACTCAACCAGTAAGCACTTTGTTGAGGGCTCTGACATCCCGCAAGTGGGTTATCACCGTCAACTGTCGACCGAGGGCCTGCTTGCGCTCGCGCCCGACATGATTATTGGCTCACCAGAAATGGGACCAGACACGACAATTAACTCACTATCAAGCGCTGGGGTGAAAATTGAAAAAGTCTCTACCGGAATCGATAGAGCCGCACTTAATCAGCGCATTGACCAAGTGGCAGCTCTGACAGGGACTGAAACTAAAGCGGTAGAGTTAAAACAACAGATTAATGCACGCTTAGATAAACTCGAAACACGCCCTCTTGAGCAAGCACCTAAAGTCATTTTTGTCATGCTCAGCGAAGGCCGACCAATCACCGTCGCAGGTAAAGGTACCCCTGTTGACGCTGTGATTGAGCTTGCAGGTGCTGAAAATCCCGCTTCCACTCAGTTTGACTCTTATAAGCCAATGTCGATTGAGTCTGTACTAGAGCTACAACCTGACTACATTCTAATTTCAGACCGCACCCTGGGCATTATGGGGGGCATCGACACTATTATGGCAAAAATGCCTCTACTCGCCGCGACGCCTGCGGGTATTAACCAACAGATCATTCCAATTCCTGGTCGTGCGATCATTGGTGGTTTCGGATTGGAGAGCCTAGAGCTCTCTGAAGACTTACATCAGCAGTTTGAACTGGGGATCGCGCAATAA
- a CDS encoding FecCD family ABC transporter permease, whose protein sequence is MNIAPSRLPLSGILIVGSIALYCAVITSIAMGPMDIGFKDSMRALLPIETDLPQHILMVIQQVRLPRTLLCLVVGGLLAICGTVMQGLFRNPLADPGIIGVSAGASLGAAVAIVLFGSLAASYPVLLLFGTVPLFAFLGGAISTVLVYKLGTSSTGTSVAMMLLAGVAIGALAGAGLGLMNYYADDQALRDLSLWSMGSLAGADWQGILLGFIALVTLTALFYRDADKLNALLLGEAEANHMGIDVQRLKKRLILLTAAGVGITVSLAGMIGFIGLIVPHIGRMIGGPNHRRLIPLSMILGALLLLVADMLARTVIAPLDMPVGIVTALLGAPFFIWLLIQQKGKLA, encoded by the coding sequence ATGAATATTGCACCAAGCCGTCTTCCTTTATCTGGAATTTTAATTGTGGGATCGATTGCTCTGTACTGTGCTGTCATCACCTCAATAGCGATGGGGCCAATGGACATTGGCTTTAAAGACAGTATGCGCGCACTATTACCCATCGAGACCGATCTACCACAACATATTTTGATGGTTATCCAGCAGGTGCGTTTACCGCGAACTCTACTCTGTCTAGTGGTGGGCGGCTTACTGGCCATTTGCGGTACCGTCATGCAAGGCTTGTTTAGAAATCCCCTGGCAGACCCGGGCATTATTGGAGTCTCTGCTGGTGCCTCACTCGGAGCTGCGGTAGCGATCGTCTTGTTCGGCTCTCTCGCCGCATCCTATCCGGTGTTACTACTGTTCGGCACTGTTCCGTTATTTGCCTTCCTTGGCGGGGCTATCTCTACTGTCTTGGTGTACAAGCTCGGTACAAGCTCAACGGGTACTTCCGTTGCTATGATGCTACTTGCTGGTGTGGCTATTGGTGCACTCGCCGGCGCAGGCTTAGGATTGATGAACTATTATGCCGATGATCAAGCACTGCGAGACCTCTCTTTGTGGAGTATGGGATCACTGGCTGGCGCAGATTGGCAGGGTATTTTACTTGGGTTTATCGCTCTCGTGACGCTAACCGCTCTATTTTATCGCGATGCAGACAAACTTAATGCTCTACTCCTCGGTGAGGCTGAAGCCAATCATATGGGTATTGATGTGCAGCGTTTGAAGAAACGCCTGATTCTTCTTACCGCTGCGGGTGTTGGGATCACCGTCTCTTTAGCGGGCATGATTGGCTTTATCGGCCTCATCGTTCCTCATATTGGACGCATGATCGGAGGACCGAATCACCGTCGTCTCATTCCTCTGTCTATGATTCTCGGGGCTTTATTGCTCTTGGTGGCCGATATGCTCGCACGTACAGTCATTGCGCCACTCGATATGCCAGTCGGTATCGTTACCGCGTTACTGGGAGCCCCATTCTTCATTTGGTTATTGATTCAACAAAAAGGAAAGCTTGCGTGA
- a CDS encoding heme ABC transporter ATP-binding protein has product MSAIDFSGLSLTLGNKTILKQASASIKAGEFTILLGPNGTGKSSLLKLISREWKTKGDVSYFGRALNEWNPAHLAKHLGILPQHSNLTFAFTAKEVVELGGLNLHSCQKGIEKIAHQNMEQTDVIHLADRQFPSLSGGEKQRVHLARVLTQLSQCQDKCALLLDEPTSALDLGHQHKTLQLAKRMADKGAAVVAVIHDLNLAAQYGDRLIVLNRGEIAADGTPEQVLTPDLIQSVYQWSVDVITHPTGHYPVVIS; this is encoded by the coding sequence GTGAGTGCCATCGACTTCTCAGGGCTTAGCTTAACGTTAGGTAATAAAACTATCCTTAAACAGGCGTCTGCATCGATAAAAGCAGGTGAATTTACGATTTTACTCGGTCCTAATGGCACCGGTAAAAGTAGTCTTCTAAAACTGATTAGCCGAGAGTGGAAGACTAAGGGAGACGTCTCCTATTTTGGCCGAGCTCTGAATGAATGGAATCCTGCGCACCTCGCTAAACATTTAGGTATATTGCCACAGCACAGCAACCTTACTTTTGCCTTCACAGCAAAAGAGGTGGTTGAGTTAGGTGGGCTGAATCTTCACTCCTGTCAAAAGGGGATTGAAAAGATAGCACATCAAAATATGGAGCAAACCGACGTCATCCATCTCGCTGACAGGCAATTTCCCTCTCTATCTGGTGGAGAAAAACAGCGCGTTCACCTCGCGCGAGTGTTAACTCAACTCTCCCAATGCCAAGACAAATGCGCACTCCTGCTCGATGAACCGACTTCCGCGCTCGACTTAGGCCATCAACACAAAACGCTTCAGCTAGCCAAACGCATGGCAGACAAAGGAGCGGCTGTGGTTGCAGTGATTCACGACCTCAACCTAGCCGCTCAATATGGCGATAGGCTCATTGTGTTAAACCGAGGAGAAATTGCCGCAGATGGCACACCAGAACAAGTGCTAACCCCCGATCTTATCCAGTCCGTTTATCAATGGTCTGTTGATGTAATCACCCACCCTACTGGGCACTACCCAGTCGTAATCAGTTAA
- a CDS encoding SDR family NAD(P)-dependent oxidoreductase, whose amino-acid sequence MNKVVVWGAGSGLGLAIAEYYKSQGLSVYGVSRAPEKSERALVVCEETYACDATNKDLVEATVAKLPKDAWIISTMGSFKADTPVDYIGHRYLIDALEQNSCARFLLVTSLGCGDSWQYLSEAAKNGFGNAVREKSLAEAWLQSSKLDYTILRPGGLINGSVTQTGMLSQVQEIHGVIHRMEVARLTHELLKSDKTSQQIFHCVDPSVSKIKR is encoded by the coding sequence ATGAATAAAGTTGTCGTATGGGGCGCTGGTAGCGGCCTTGGGCTCGCTATCGCTGAGTATTACAAGAGCCAAGGTTTAAGCGTTTATGGCGTTTCACGTGCCCCAGAAAAGTCTGAAAGAGCGCTCGTTGTTTGTGAGGAAACGTATGCCTGCGATGCAACCAACAAAGACCTAGTTGAAGCGACAGTAGCAAAACTACCCAAAGATGCATGGATAATTTCAACGATGGGGAGTTTCAAAGCAGACACACCCGTTGACTACATTGGACATCGTTATTTGATTGATGCTCTAGAACAAAATTCTTGTGCTCGTTTTCTACTCGTTACATCACTCGGTTGCGGAGACTCATGGCAATATCTTTCCGAAGCCGCGAAAAATGGCTTCGGCAATGCGGTACGAGAAAAGTCTCTCGCAGAGGCTTGGCTGCAGTCTAGTAAACTCGATTACACTATTTTAAGGCCTGGAGGACTCATCAACGGGTCGGTGACACAAACAGGCATGCTATCTCAAGTCCAAGAAATTCATGGCGTTATCCATCGTATGGAGGTAGCCCGCCTAACTCATGAATTACTGAAATCAGACAAAACAAGTCAGCAGATATTCCACTGCGTTGACCCAAGTGTCTCCAAAATTAAACGCTGA
- a CDS encoding TonB-dependent receptor plug domain-containing protein, which produces MRPSKICSFIAIALISQASYANQSPDDIMVITGTRTERSLLDTPVRTEVITSEQIDRMHAKDLTEALSNIPGLTLRSIHGKTGTEVSMQGYDGERVLILIDGMPISPSTGSRVDLDQVGVVNIKQIEIVRGAVSALYGSEAMGGVINVITTTPDTPFGFKVTADGGSYGDRDASDRFSNDGHFSLITHGATDDFYVQFAADHRDLGGSKIDADSPTFSNERGTKTNLSLTAGYKFDNGGHLRVTPSYYSSDVDTSYSEFEPGVGDVLKGNEEQATRTNLNINYNGPINDNFYLTAYAISERYSDETQVRNLSNNATSKHRESQVDFNKAEAQVDFHIGDNHLITAGLVGYSGSLEQTKDGVSDLDPINPTQDNVEFYLQDDFYLTDELELLPGFRAQYDSDFGGHFAPKVNLMYRPTALDEYKVRVRAGAGTGYRVPDLKERYFVFDHSEVGYMVLGNPDLEPETSTSFQVGVDAVFNQYLSGDINVYRNDTKNLITSDYVGEEAGLAIYQYENMDKSFSQGVDLMMNVARTNGWSGYAGYSYLNAEDKTTGNKLVKLPDHQFKFNINYHWSLINTEFSLFGRYETESYADSDNLMESPSHSVFDFMVNSWITDQFKVFGGVDNLTDTIQDSLSSGNDYRPSTGRFVYLGMTYEY; this is translated from the coding sequence GTGCGCCCAAGTAAAATTTGCTCTTTTATAGCCATCGCTCTGATAAGCCAAGCCTCTTATGCTAACCAGTCTCCTGACGACATAATGGTCATTACAGGAACTCGAACTGAACGTAGTCTTCTAGACACTCCTGTAAGAACTGAAGTCATTACTTCAGAGCAGATTGATAGAATGCATGCCAAAGATCTTACTGAAGCTCTTAGTAATATCCCTGGACTAACGCTTCGATCTATCCATGGTAAGACGGGAACAGAAGTCTCCATGCAGGGCTATGACGGTGAGAGAGTGTTAATACTCATTGATGGAATGCCCATTTCACCATCGACGGGTTCTCGCGTCGATTTGGATCAAGTCGGTGTCGTTAACATCAAGCAAATCGAAATTGTGCGTGGTGCTGTGTCTGCTTTGTATGGCAGTGAGGCAATGGGTGGTGTTATCAATGTCATCACGACGACACCTGATACTCCTTTTGGCTTTAAAGTGACGGCTGACGGTGGCTCATATGGAGACCGTGACGCCTCAGACCGATTCTCGAACGACGGCCACTTTAGCCTGATCACTCATGGCGCCACCGACGATTTTTATGTGCAGTTCGCCGCCGATCATCGCGATTTAGGCGGCAGTAAAATTGATGCTGACTCCCCTACTTTCAGCAATGAACGAGGCACAAAAACCAACCTATCACTCACTGCTGGGTATAAGTTCGACAATGGAGGACACTTGCGTGTGACTCCTTCTTACTACTCCAGCGACGTAGACACCTCATACTCAGAATTTGAGCCGGGTGTTGGCGATGTTTTAAAAGGTAATGAAGAACAAGCCACCCGTACCAACTTAAACATTAACTACAACGGACCAATCAACGACAACTTTTATCTCACTGCTTACGCTATCTCTGAGCGCTACTCGGACGAGACGCAAGTGAGAAACCTTAGTAATAATGCCACCAGCAAGCACCGAGAAAGCCAAGTCGACTTTAACAAAGCTGAAGCACAAGTAGACTTCCACATTGGTGACAATCACCTAATCACTGCAGGCTTGGTTGGATACTCTGGCTCTCTAGAGCAAACAAAAGATGGTGTATCTGATCTCGACCCAATAAATCCAACTCAGGATAACGTTGAGTTCTATCTCCAAGACGATTTCTACCTCACCGATGAACTCGAGTTACTGCCGGGTTTCAGAGCTCAATATGACTCAGACTTCGGTGGGCATTTTGCTCCCAAAGTGAACTTAATGTATCGCCCTACTGCGCTCGATGAGTACAAGGTTCGTGTTCGAGCTGGTGCCGGAACAGGTTATCGCGTGCCTGACCTAAAAGAGCGTTACTTTGTGTTTGACCACAGTGAAGTCGGCTACATGGTTTTGGGTAACCCTGACTTAGAACCAGAAACATCCACCAGTTTCCAAGTTGGTGTTGATGCTGTTTTCAATCAGTATCTCTCAGGTGATATCAACGTATATCGTAACGATACAAAGAACCTCATTACCTCCGACTACGTTGGAGAAGAGGCTGGCTTAGCTATTTACCAATATGAAAATATGGACAAGAGCTTCTCACAAGGTGTCGACCTGATGATGAACGTTGCTCGCACCAATGGGTGGAGTGGCTATGCTGGCTATAGCTACCTAAACGCGGAAGACAAAACAACAGGCAATAAACTCGTCAAACTGCCTGACCATCAATTCAAATTCAATATTAACTACCATTGGTCCCTTATCAACACTGAGTTTTCATTGTTTGGCCGCTACGAGACAGAATCCTATGCAGACAGTGACAACCTCATGGAGTCTCCAAGCCACTCCGTCTTCGACTTTATGGTAAACAGCTGGATTACTGACCAATTCAAAGTGTTTGGTGGTGTCGACAACCTAACAGACACGATTCAAGACTCATTAAGCAGTGGTAATGACTACCGCCCTTCAACTGGACGATTCGTCTACCTCGGTATGACTTACGAATACTAA
- a CDS encoding DNA-3-methyladenine glycosylase I: MKYESFDDIYSRACQRKGGVEALESLLSEPLSNKQLALIPDDRFLAQFSMSIFQSGFVWRVIRNKWPAFEEVFWEFNIEKLLMMPADMLERKSQDVRIVRNFTKVKTIPANAQMIRNIQLEHGSFAKFIANWPESDIVGLWLYLKKHGQRLGGNTGPYALRQLGKDTFILSSDVESYLRAHSIIEGGLYSKRSLDAIQRAFNHWQSESGRSLTELSRLIAYGVGENTVQA; encoded by the coding sequence ATGAAATACGAATCTTTTGATGATATCTACTCGCGCGCTTGCCAACGTAAAGGTGGTGTTGAAGCGCTGGAGTCATTACTCTCTGAGCCTCTATCCAACAAACAACTGGCACTCATCCCTGACGACCGATTTCTTGCCCAGTTCAGCATGTCAATTTTCCAGTCCGGCTTTGTATGGCGAGTCATACGCAATAAGTGGCCAGCATTTGAGGAAGTATTTTGGGAATTCAATATTGAAAAGCTGCTGATGATGCCAGCCGATATGCTTGAGAGAAAAAGCCAAGATGTGCGCATCGTACGTAACTTCACTAAGGTGAAAACTATCCCAGCCAACGCTCAGATGATTCGCAACATTCAGTTAGAACATGGCAGCTTTGCCAAATTTATTGCCAATTGGCCCGAGAGCGACATCGTTGGCTTGTGGCTGTATTTAAAGAAGCATGGACAACGTTTGGGAGGTAACACTGGCCCCTATGCTTTGCGCCAACTAGGTAAAGACACATTCATATTAAGTAGCGATGTAGAAAGCTACTTGAGAGCGCACAGTATCATCGAGGGTGGCCTTTACAGTAAACGTAGCCTGGACGCGATTCAGCGCGCATTTAATCACTGGCAAAGCGAGTCTGGTCGCAGTTTAACCGAACTTTCGCGGTTGATTGCCTATGGTGTTGGCGAAAATACAGTGCAGGCATAG
- a CDS encoding GNAT family N-acetyltransferase, producing MKVTVSQKNEVIKQGQEIRYQVFTLEQSIPTELDLDGLDNQSFHALVTDNDSPIATARLTVHEDCSATMARVAVDKAYRGKGIASKVVTALQQHAKNIGVSSIEIHAHEYLRAYYEKLGFEFIEEVEIVGEHQLIAMEQKLLVTE from the coding sequence GTGAAAGTAACTGTTAGCCAAAAAAATGAAGTGATTAAACAAGGACAAGAGATCCGCTACCAAGTTTTTACTCTGGAGCAAAGTATCCCAACTGAACTTGACCTTGATGGCTTGGATAACCAATCCTTTCATGCCCTCGTTACTGACAATGACTCCCCCATTGCGACAGCCAGACTGACTGTACATGAGGATTGTTCTGCAACCATGGCAAGAGTTGCTGTCGATAAGGCTTATCGAGGTAAGGGCATTGCATCGAAAGTCGTTACTGCTCTTCAACAGCACGCTAAAAATATCGGCGTCTCTTCGATTGAGATTCATGCACATGAATACCTAAGAGCCTATTACGAGAAGCTAGGGTTTGAATTTATCGAAGAAGTTGAGATCGTTGGGGAGCATCAGCTCATCGCGATGGAGCAAAAGCTGCTTGTTACCGAGTGA
- the hisA gene encoding 1-(5-phosphoribosyl)-5-[(5-phosphoribosylamino)methylideneamino]imidazole-4-carboxamide isomerase produces the protein MIIPALDLIEGQVVRLYQGDYGQVTEYKVDPSEQFNLYHQAGANWLHLVDLTGAKDTTARQLGLIAKLLDSTPANIQIGGGVRTEQDVVDLLEAGAQRVVVGSTAVKQPELVKGWMEKYGPEKIVLALDINIDQDGVRKVAISGWQEDSGVTIEALIDDYLTVGLKHVLCTDISRDGTLAGSNVELYVDLCKQYPQVQFQSSGGIGSLDDIAALKGTGVAGVIVGRALLDGKFTAEEAFACWAE, from the coding sequence GTGATTATTCCAGCATTGGACCTTATTGAAGGTCAAGTGGTTCGCCTTTACCAAGGTGATTACGGTCAGGTAACCGAATACAAAGTAGACCCGTCAGAGCAGTTCAATTTATACCACCAAGCAGGGGCAAACTGGTTACACCTTGTTGATCTGACCGGTGCGAAAGACACCACAGCACGTCAACTTGGCTTGATTGCCAAGCTACTCGATAGCACGCCAGCTAATATTCAAATCGGTGGCGGTGTACGTACTGAACAAGATGTAGTTGACCTTCTTGAAGCTGGCGCCCAGCGTGTGGTTGTCGGCTCGACAGCCGTTAAGCAGCCGGAGTTAGTTAAAGGTTGGATGGAGAAGTATGGGCCAGAGAAAATTGTTCTAGCTCTAGATATTAATATCGACCAAGATGGCGTGCGCAAGGTGGCTATCTCTGGTTGGCAAGAAGATTCAGGTGTGACGATTGAAGCCCTGATCGACGATTACTTAACCGTTGGATTGAAACACGTGTTATGCACTGATATCTCACGTGATGGTACATTGGCAGGCTCTAATGTTGAGCTGTATGTAGACTTATGCAAACAGTACCCACAAGTACAGTTCCAATCATCAGGTGGCATTGGCTCACTCGACGATATTGCAGCGTTGAAAGGCACTGGTGTTGCTGGTGTGATTGTTGGGCGCGCTCTGCTTGATGGCAAGTTTACTGCTGAAGAGGCATTTGCTTGCTGGGCAGAGTAA
- the hisH gene encoding imidazole glycerol phosphate synthase subunit HisH: MTEQKVVIIDTGCANVSSVKFAIERLGYEVSISKDPEVVLAADKLFLPGVGTASEAMKNLEERDLIDLVKRVEKPLLGICLGMQLLGKLSQEKGQKADELVECLGLCDGEVRLLETGDLPLPHMGWNTVTAKPEHPLFKGIEEGEYFYFVHSFAMPVGDYTIASCDYGKPFTAAVQSGNYYGVQFHPERSSKAGSILIKNFLEL, translated from the coding sequence ATGACAGAACAAAAAGTCGTCATTATTGATACCGGCTGTGCCAATGTATCATCAGTAAAGTTCGCGATTGAGCGCTTGGGCTATGAGGTCTCTATCTCGAAAGACCCTGAGGTGGTTCTCGCGGCGGACAAGCTGTTTTTACCGGGTGTCGGCACTGCCAGTGAGGCAATGAAAAACCTTGAAGAGCGTGACCTTATTGATCTGGTCAAGCGAGTAGAAAAACCGCTGCTTGGTATTTGCCTAGGCATGCAGTTGTTGGGCAAGTTATCCCAAGAGAAAGGGCAAAAGGCGGATGAGCTGGTGGAGTGCTTGGGTTTATGTGATGGTGAAGTGCGTTTGCTAGAAACGGGTGATCTTCCGTTGCCTCACATGGGTTGGAATACGGTCACTGCGAAACCAGAGCACCCACTGTTCAAAGGCATTGAAGAGGGTGAGTACTTCTACTTTGTACACAGCTTTGCGATGCCTGTGGGAGATTACACCATTGCCAGTTGTGACTACGGTAAGCCATTTACTGCCGCTGTTCAAAGTGGTAACTACTATGGCGTGCAATTCCATCCCGAGCGTTCATCGAAAGCAGGTTCAATCCTGATCAAGAACTTCCTAGAGCTTTAA